One genomic window of Carassius gibelio isolate Cgi1373 ecotype wild population from Czech Republic chromosome A10, carGib1.2-hapl.c, whole genome shotgun sequence includes the following:
- the LOC128021631 gene encoding uncharacterized protein LOC128021631 isoform X1 has product MVCTLVKTTDKRGGTSRSIDPHIPTYPTSVRLYNVHNHNIFVAEALRHKDVGVKAIETLTQLFEVGHSPTSALAVLKSDLLAEHFNKYVYVSANRAICPDLQFCYRYRKFLTYLQNLNSRRESWALSYRRDLPTRGNQTNNYVEAAMRVLKDKILHRTKAFNLPQLFNLFITRLEMYYEARVTDVALGHWEAFHRSRFLATQSNIKASDISQVGEKKFQVRSSTLGHTYTVDMELELCTCPVGHSGAPCKHQAAVVQNYNITSINFLPTTAEMRAELLKITKASVSLDFLNPLRQNMPTPSTLAPDMPRKQETCTSDHQYHLSAEDDESHQLDLSSTSSTQLQQISPMQEDPYSNHPCVQGNTEGASLPQSPVKRMLRLLSEMAENPDYSNAMSKMAKQLEKIQHNQTQLISAFYCFGKGMSVSKRAAALRRAARRPGPIIGCQPTAVARRTAKTGSRQRLTAGRPRKCNSGSEHDYSRYTGKKAVRVRHKLSESVAMNYSHQA; this is encoded by the exons ATGGTTTGCACTCTGGTGAAGACTACAGACAAAAGGGGAGGAACTAGTAG gagcATTGATCCCCATATACCTACTTACCCAACTTCGGTGCGTTTGTACAATGTACACAATCATAACATCTTTGTTGCGGAGGCACTGAGGCACAAGGATGTAGGGGTCAAGGCAATTGAAACCCTGACACAGTTGTTTGAGGTTGGGCACAGTCCAACCTCAGCTCTGGCTGTACTTAAAAGTGACCTGTTGGCTGAGCATTTTAACAAATATGTATATGTCTCAGCCAACCGTGCCATTTGCCCAGACCTTCAGTTTTGCTACAG ATACAGGAAATTCCTGACCTATCTACAGAATCTTAACAGTCGACGTGAGAGTTGGGCTCTCAGCTATAGGAGGGACTTGCCAACCCGTGGCAACCAAACCAATAACTATGTGGAGGCTGCAATGCGTGTCTTGAAAGACAAAATACTTCATAGGACAAAAGCATTCAACCTGCCTCAATTATTCAACCTTTTCATTACCCGACTAGAGATGTACTATGAAGCACGTGTGACAGACGTTGCTCTTGGCCATTGGGAGGCATTCCACCGGTCAAGATTTCTTGCTACACAAAGTAATATCAAAGCATCGGATATTTCTCag GTTGGAGAAAAGAAATTTCAGGTAAGATCATCCACATTAGGGCACACATATACCGTGGACATGGAGCTGGAGCTCTGCACTTGTCCAGTTGGCCATAGTGGGGCACCATGCAAACACCAGGCAGCAGTAGTGCAAAATTACAACATCACCTCCATCAACTTTCTCCCCACAACAGCTGAAATGAGGGCTGAGCTGCTGAAAATAACAAAAG CCTCAGTTTCTCTTGACTTTCTAAACCCTTTACGGCAAAATATGCCAACGCCAAGCACATTAGCTCCAG ACATGCCTCGGAAACAAGAAACCTGCACTTCTGATCATCAGTATCATCTCAGTGCTGAAGATGATG AGTCACATCAGCTGGACCTGTCTTCGACCAGTTCTACACAACTGCAACAAATATCACCTATGCAAGAGGACCCATACTCCAACCATCCCTGTGTTCAGGGTAACACAGAGGGAG CATCTTTACCTCAGTCTCCTGTGAAACGGATGCTGAGACTGCTCAGTGAAATGGCTGAAAACCCAGACTACAGTAATGCCATGTCTAAAATGGCCAAGCAGCTTGAAAAGATACAGCACAACCAGACCCAACTGATCTCGGCATTTTACTGCTTTGGTAAAGGGATGTCAGTATCAAAACGTGCAGCAGCGTTAAGACGAGCTGCTAGACGACCAGGTCCTATTATTGGCTGTCAGCCAACAGCAGTGGCCAGAAGAACAGCTAAGACTGGTTCTAGGCAGCGTTTGACAGCTGGACGCCCCAGAAAATGCAATTCTGGTTCAGAGCATGACTACAGCAGATATACAGGGAAAAAGGCTGTCAGGGTTCGCCACAAATTGTCAgaatctgtggcaatgaattaCTCACATCAAGCATAA
- the LOC128021631 gene encoding uncharacterized protein LOC128021631 isoform X2, translating to MVCTLVKTTDKRGGTSRSIDPHIPTYPTSVRLYNVHNHNIFVAEALRHKDVGVKAIETLTQLFEVGHSPTSALAVLKSDLLAEHFNKYVYVSANRAICPDLQFCYRYRKFLTYLQNLNSRRESWALSYRRDLPTRGNQTNNYVEAAMRVLKDKILHRTKAFNLPQLFNLFITRLEMYYEARVTDVALGHWEAFHRSRFLATQSNIKASDISQVGEKKFQVRSSTLGHTYTVDMELELCTCPVGHSGAPCKHQAAVVQNYNITSINFLPTTAEMRAELLKITKASVSLDFLNPLRQNMPTPSTLAPDMPRKQETCTSDHQYHLSAEDDESHQLDLSSTSSTQLQQISPMQEDPYSNHPCVQGNTEGGEDRTSL from the exons ATGGTTTGCACTCTGGTGAAGACTACAGACAAAAGGGGAGGAACTAGTAG gagcATTGATCCCCATATACCTACTTACCCAACTTCGGTGCGTTTGTACAATGTACACAATCATAACATCTTTGTTGCGGAGGCACTGAGGCACAAGGATGTAGGGGTCAAGGCAATTGAAACCCTGACACAGTTGTTTGAGGTTGGGCACAGTCCAACCTCAGCTCTGGCTGTACTTAAAAGTGACCTGTTGGCTGAGCATTTTAACAAATATGTATATGTCTCAGCCAACCGTGCCATTTGCCCAGACCTTCAGTTTTGCTACAG ATACAGGAAATTCCTGACCTATCTACAGAATCTTAACAGTCGACGTGAGAGTTGGGCTCTCAGCTATAGGAGGGACTTGCCAACCCGTGGCAACCAAACCAATAACTATGTGGAGGCTGCAATGCGTGTCTTGAAAGACAAAATACTTCATAGGACAAAAGCATTCAACCTGCCTCAATTATTCAACCTTTTCATTACCCGACTAGAGATGTACTATGAAGCACGTGTGACAGACGTTGCTCTTGGCCATTGGGAGGCATTCCACCGGTCAAGATTTCTTGCTACACAAAGTAATATCAAAGCATCGGATATTTCTCag GTTGGAGAAAAGAAATTTCAGGTAAGATCATCCACATTAGGGCACACATATACCGTGGACATGGAGCTGGAGCTCTGCACTTGTCCAGTTGGCCATAGTGGGGCACCATGCAAACACCAGGCAGCAGTAGTGCAAAATTACAACATCACCTCCATCAACTTTCTCCCCACAACAGCTGAAATGAGGGCTGAGCTGCTGAAAATAACAAAAG CCTCAGTTTCTCTTGACTTTCTAAACCCTTTACGGCAAAATATGCCAACGCCAAGCACATTAGCTCCAG ACATGCCTCGGAAACAAGAAACCTGCACTTCTGATCATCAGTATCATCTCAGTGCTGAAGATGATG AGTCACATCAGCTGGACCTGTCTTCGACCAGTTCTACACAACTGCAACAAATATCACCTATGCAAGAGGACCCATACTCCAACCATCCCTGTGTTCAGGGTAACACAGAGGGAG GGGAGGACAGAACATCTTTATGA